A region of the Pseudomonas sp. A34-9 genome:
TACAATCTCAGCGCCCTCGACGGCGTGCGTTTCCTGCGTTCCAATCGCCCCCTGACACGCACCCCGGTGCTGTATGACCCCGGTATCGTGATTCTTTGCCAGGGCCGCAAACGCGGCTATCTGGGTGAGGACACCTACGTCTATGACGCTCAGCATTATCTGGTGGTCTCGGTGCCGATCCCCTTCACCATGGAGACCGACGCCACCGAGTCCGAGCCGATGCTGGCGATCTACATGCACCTCGACTTTCAGTTGGCCAGCGAGTTGATGCTGCAAGTGGATGATGTGCATGGCCCAAGCGATGCTCCGCCCCGAGGCATGTACGCATCGCCCATGGATGATTCGCTGCGCGCAACGACCCTGCGCTTTCTGCAGGCCATGAGCGTTGCCGGCGAAGCGCAAATCCTCGGACCGTCGCTGCTGCGGGAAATCTACTACCGCATCCTCACCGGTGAACAAGGTGGCTCCATGCGCGCCGCGCTCAACCGTCAGGGGCATTTCGGCAAAGTCACTCGCGCGATTCGCAAGATCCACAGCTGTTATCAGCAGCGACTCGACGTCGAGCAACTGGCCCGTGAAGCCCGCATGAGTGTGCCGAATTTCCACCTGCATTTTCGCAGCGTGACTGACACCTCGCCCATGCAATACCTGAAGTCAACGCGGCTGCATCAGGCGCGCCTGTTGATGTTGCGCCAGACCATGACGGCGTCAGCAGCAGCCTTCAGCGTCGGCTACGAAAGTGCTTCGCAATTCAGTCGTGAGTTCAAACGTTTCTTCGGCAGGACACCGCAGGCAGAGATTGAATGGATGAAGGCGACGTATGCGCTGCCATTACCGACCACGCCTTCCGAGTATGTTTCGTCGCATTAACGGACAGGCCACAAACGAAAAAGCCTGCTTTTCAGGGCAGGCTTTTTTCGTTTTGTGTAGCAGTGAGCGCTGGAGGTGCACTAGTCGAAAAACGCCTCAACCAACACCCGACTCCCGACAAAAAAACTGTCCGCCACCAAGCGCAACGGCTGCACATCCAGGTCACTGGCCTTGTCGCCAATCAACTGCTGAAAATGCCGATACACCGCCGCGTACTCGCCCTCCTCCGACACAGCCTGGCGCACACCGTCAATGCTCAACACCGCACCGCCGTTATCCAGGCGCAACACGCCTTCAGCGCAACGAACCTCGACACTCCACAGCTCATCGTGCCCATGGTCAAAATCAAACTCCGCGCGCACATCGAGGCGGCGGGCGTCAGACATGTTGATCGACGCGGCAATCGGCGACTGGCAGTTGCTCGGTACGCGCAGTTCAGCCGATTCGACAAACAGCGGCAACTTGAGCAAATGAGTGACGATCGACAAGGCATTGATGCCCGGATCGAACACGCCGAGGCCGCCGGGTTGCCAGATCCAGGTCTGGCCGGGATGCCATTTGCGCACGTCTTCTTTCCAGTCGATCTGCACGCTTTGCAGCGTGCGCGAGGCGAGCCAGTCGCGGGCAGCCTCGATACCGGGCGCATAGCGTGAATGCCAGGCAAACAAGGCACTGACGCCCTGCCCGGCAGCCTGATCGACCAGCGCCATTGCCTCGCCCAACGTCGCGCACGGCGGCTTTTCGACCAGCACGTGCTTACCGGCGGCCAAGGCTTGCTGCACCAGCGCAAAGCGCCCTTGCGGTGGTGTGCAGAAAGCGATCGCGTCCACCGGCGGGCCGTTTTCCAGCAACTCAGTCAACGATTGGAAGTTCTCCACGCCCGCGCAGGGTTTGCCCTGGGTGGCGACGGAGACCAAGTGGAATGCGGGATTGGCGTTGATCGCCGGGACGTGTTGATCCTGGGCAATCTTGCCGTAGCCCACCAGACCGAGACGGATTGGTTGCATCAATGACTCCTGTTTTGATTTTGTTGTCGTCAGTGAACCGGGAGATTACCTGCAATCGCCGCAAGCGTCTGTCCGCGCAATGTCACAACGACGCACAGGATCAGGCAAGGATTGCACAGGATTGCACTACTGCCCGGGCAGGCAAAACCGAAAGAATGGCCCCACGACAAACCGATTGAGGATGTTTCCATGCTTGTTCAAGCCTACGGCGCCCACGCTGGCGACAAACCCCTTGAGCCGATGCAGATCAACCGCCGTACCCCGGCCGCCCATGATGTGCAGATCGATATCGCGTTCTGTGGCATTTGCCATTCCGACCTGCACCAGGTGCGCGCCGAATGGGCCGGCACGCAATTCCCTTGCGTACCGGGACACGAAATCGTCGGTCGCGTTTCAGCCGTCGGCGCCCATGTTTCGGACTACAAGGTCGGTGATCTGGTCGGTGTCGGTTGCATTGTCGACAGCTGCAAACATTGCGATGACTGCGAAAGTGGTCTGGAAAACTACTGCGACGGCATGATCGGCACCTATAACTTCCCGACCCCGGATGCACCGGGCTGGACGCTGGGCGGCTATTCGCAAAACATCGTCGTGCATGAACGCTACGTGCTGCGCATCCGTCATCCCGAAGCGCAACTGGCCGCCGTCGCACCGCTGCTGTGTGCCGGCATCACCACTTACTCGCCGCTGCGCCACTGGAACGCCGGCCCTGGCAAGAAAGTCGGCGTGGTCGGCATCGGTGGCCTCGGCCACATGGGCATCAAACTGGCCCACGCCCTGGGCGCTCACGTTGTGGCGTTCACCACCTCGGAATCCAAACGCGAAGCGGCCAAGGCGCTGGGTGCCGATGAAGTGGTGGTGTCGCGCAATGCCGAAGAAATGGCCGCACACGCCAAAAGTTTCGACTTGATCCTCAACACCGTCGCCGCGCCGCACGATCTCGACGCCTTTCTGGTGCTGCTCAAGCGTGATGGTGCGTTGACGCTGGTCGGCGCACCGGCCACCTCGCATCCGTCGCCAAACGTGTTCAACCTGATCATGAAGCGTCGCACGATTGCCGGCTCGATGATCGGTGGCATTGCCGAAACTCAGGAAATGCTCGACTTCTGCGCCGAGTACGGCATCGTCTCCGACATCGAACTGATCCGCGCCGACCAGATCAACGACGCCTACGAGCGCATGCTCCAGGGCGATGTGAAATATCGTTTCGTGATCGACAACGCGACGTTGGCGGGCTGAGCGTAAACGCCCATTGACTGCTCAGCGCAGTCAATGGGCTGTTGAATTCTGTCGCCGGGATTTGACAGGCCCGGCGTTGCTCGCCAGAGTCGCACCCCTTTGCCTGCCATCGGGCCGCAGGATTGTGCTGAACAGGGGTTGCCGTTGAACGAACATTCATTGTCCATGCGCCTTGAGCGCGTGGCTGCCCACGTGCCGGCCGGTGCACGGCTGGCCGATATCGGCTCGGACCACGGCTATCTGCCGGTGGCGCTGATGCGTCGTGGTTTGATCACTGCGGCGGTGGCTGGCGAGGTTGCGGCGACGCCGTTCCACGCCGCTGAACGCACTGTGCGCGAAAACGATTTGCAGCAGCACATCTGTGTGCGCAGGGCCGATGGTCTGGCAGCAATCAAACCTGACGACGGCATCACCGCCATCACGATCTGCGGCATGGGCGGCGAAACCATCCGCGACATCCTCGACAGCGGCAAGGCCCACCTCAGTGGCGAGGAACGCCTGATCCTGCAACCCAATGGCGGCGAACAACCGCTGCGCCAATGGCTGATGGACAATGGCTACCGCATCCTCAGCGAAGAACTGCTGCTGGAAAATCGCTTCCACTACGAAATCATCGTGGCCGAAAGCGCTGAACCGCTGATCTATACCGACCAGGAGCTGTACTTCGGCCCCTTGCAGATGCAGGCCCGCAGCCCCGAGTTTCTGCGCAAATGGCAGCACAAACTTCACCATAAGCAGAAGACGCTGAGCCAACTCGCCCATGCGCAACAAAGCCTGCCAGAGCAAAAGCTGCAAGACCTCAAACAACAGACACGCTGGATCACCGAGCTGCTGGCCTGAGCGCCAGCGTTTCGCACTGAGATAGCGCGTGCACAGGATGACTGCTCGCGCGCCCTCATTTGATACACCACATCACAAATGATGTACCTCAAGCCCCATTTATCAATTCCCGCCCGCCTCTTAAAGTCCTCTCCAACAGCCGCCCATCACTTCGACGGGCCAGCGACTGGAGATACCCCAAATGCCTTTCATCAGCGTACGCATCACCCGTGACGGCGTGACCCGGGAACAGAAAGCCCAGGTCATCAAAGAGATCACCGAAACGATGGAACGGGTGCTGCACAAAGACCCGAAACTCACCCATATCGTGATCGAAGAAGTCGACACCGATAACTGGGGTTATGCCGGCATCACCACCACCGAATATCGCCAGCAGTTGGCGGATTCGCAGTCATGAGCCGGGCAGTAAAAATCGATTTCGTGTCGGATGTCGTTTGCCCCTGGTGCGCGCTGGGCGTCACGGCTCTGGAGCAAGCGATCAAGAATCTGGCGGGCGAAGTCGCCGTCGAGTTGACTTACAAACCGTTCGAATTGAATCCGGACATGCCTGCCGAAGGTGAGCACGCCATTGAGCACATGATGCGCAAATACGGGCGCAGCGCTGAGCAGGTGGCGGATCGCAACGCGATGATCATCGAGCGCGGTGAGCAGATCGGCTTTCACTTCGACCTGGAAAAACGCAGCCATTTCCACAACACCTTCGATGCCCACCGACTGCTGTTCTGGGCCGCCACACAAGGACGTCAGCGCGAGTTGAAGCAAGCCTTGCTCAAGGCCTACTTCACTGACGGCATGAACCCGAATGACCACGCCACGCTGGTGACACTGGCAGAAGCAGTCGGGCTCGATGGCCCGCGTGCGCAAGAGGTTCTGGCCAACGCTGAGTTCGGCCAGGCCGTGCGCGAACTTGAACGGTTTTACCAGCAACGCGGCATCGATTCGGTTCCGGCCATGGTTCTCGATGACAAACAGGTCATCCCCGGTTCCCAGTCCGTCGCTTATTACGAGCAAGCGTTACGTCAGGCAGCGCAGGTTCCAACTTACGCCTGAATACTCGAAAGCCGTTTTTCAACCATCCAGATTGCATGAGGAAACATCATGAGCACGTCCAACAAAGTTGTAGTGATTACCGGCGCCTCGCAGGGCATTGGCGCAGGCCTGGTCAAGGGATTCCGTGAGCGCGGCTATCAGGTGGTCGCGACCTCGCGCTCGATCAAACCGTCCACCGACCCGGACATTCTCGCCGTCGCCGGTGACATCGCCGACCCGCAGACCGCCGTGCGGGTGATTCGCGAAGCCGTTGCACGTTTCGGGCGCATCGATACGCTGGTGAACAACGCCGGGATCTTCGTCGCTAAACCCTTCACCGAATACAGCAAAGAAGACTACGCACAGGTCGTGGCGACCAACATGAGCGGCTTCTTCCACATCTCGCAATTGGCCATTGCCGAAATGGAGAAAAACGCCAGTGGCCACATCGTCAGCGTCACCACCAGTCTGGTCGATCATGCGATTGATGGCGTGCCGTCGGTGCTCGCATCACTGACCAAGGGTGGCATCAACGCGGCGACCAAATCCCTGGCCATCGAGTACGCCAAGCGTGGCATTCGGGTCAATGCAGTATCGCCGGGCATCATCAAAACGCCGATGCACGGTGAAGAAACTCACGCCGCCCTCGGTAGCCTGCACCCGGTCGGGCATATGGGTGAGATCGATGACATCGTGCAAGCGATCCTCTACCTGGACGGCGCGAACTTCGTGACCGGCGAAATCCTCCATGTCGACGGTGGTCAGAGCGCTGGCCATTGATATCTCCCCGCTGCATCGTCGGTATGTACCGGCGATGCCGCTTCATGAGATAAGCCAGAAGATGAACCGACAGTTGATCCTCAGGCTTATCCCATGAAGCGTCACTTTGAAGACTTGCAGTTGGGCAGTATCGAACTCTTTTGCCTCGCCGCTGAAGCCGGCAGTTTCACCGCCGCCGCCCAGCTTGCAGGCGTTACGCCGGCAGCCGTGAGTCGGTCGATTCTGCGGCTCGAAAAACGTTTGGGTTCTCGTTTGTTTGCCCGAACCACGCGCAGTATTCGGCTGACCGAGGCCGGCAGAAACTTTTTCGTCCAGTGCAGCCAGGCGCTGACGCAACTGGTCGAAGCGCAACAAGAAGTCATGGGCGCGCAGACGTCACCGTCCGGTCAGTTACGCATCAGCCTCCCCACCACCTACGGACATCACCGCATCCTGCCGCTGCTGCCGACATTTCGCGCGCTCTATCCTGACGTCACGGTCGATATCCACTTGGGTAACCGCAATATCGACTTCGTCGGCGAAGGCTACGATCTGGCGATCCGCGTCCGCGCGCAACCGGATTCGACCATGGTCGCGCGGCTGCTGGAGGATGCAAAACTGGTGGTGGTCGCCTCCCCCGAGTATCTGAAAAAGGCTGGCACACCGAAGACGCTGGAAGATCTGGTGCAGCACGAGTGCATTCAGTTCGAACTGCCGAGCAGCGGGCGGCGGATTTCCTGGCTATTCCAGGAAAATGGCCACGCTCGTGAAGTATTTTCCGACGGCGGTTACTCCTGTTCCGATGACGTGCTCGGCGGCGTCACCCTGGCCAAACATGGTGCCGGGGTCTTTCAAACCTACAGGTTCATCGTCGAAAAAGAGCTGGCCGATGGTAGCCTCGTCGAGATTCTCCAGCCGTATGCCGGCCGCTC
Encoded here:
- a CDS encoding NAD(P)-dependent alcohol dehydrogenase produces the protein MLVQAYGAHAGDKPLEPMQINRRTPAAHDVQIDIAFCGICHSDLHQVRAEWAGTQFPCVPGHEIVGRVSAVGAHVSDYKVGDLVGVGCIVDSCKHCDDCESGLENYCDGMIGTYNFPTPDAPGWTLGGYSQNIVVHERYVLRIRHPEAQLAAVAPLLCAGITTYSPLRHWNAGPGKKVGVVGIGGLGHMGIKLAHALGAHVVAFTTSESKREAAKALGADEVVVSRNAEEMAAHAKSFDLILNTVAAPHDLDAFLVLLKRDGALTLVGAPATSHPSPNVFNLIMKRRTIAGSMIGGIAETQEMLDFCAEYGIVSDIELIRADQINDAYERMLQGDVKYRFVIDNATLAG
- a CDS encoding LysR family transcriptional regulator; translated protein: MKRHFEDLQLGSIELFCLAAEAGSFTAAAQLAGVTPAAVSRSILRLEKRLGSRLFARTTRSIRLTEAGRNFFVQCSQALTQLVEAQQEVMGAQTSPSGQLRISLPTTYGHHRILPLLPTFRALYPDVTVDIHLGNRNIDFVGEGYDLAIRVRAQPDSTMVARLLEDAKLVVVASPEYLKKAGTPKTLEDLVQHECIQFELPSSGRRISWLFQENGHAREVFSDGGYSCSDDVLGGVTLAKHGAGVFQTYRFIVEKELADGSLVEILQPYAGRSRPYTLLYPHGRYVPQRVRAFVDFLLQFRDEWAG
- a CDS encoding DsbA family oxidoreductase, with protein sequence MSRAVKIDFVSDVVCPWCALGVTALEQAIKNLAGEVAVELTYKPFELNPDMPAEGEHAIEHMMRKYGRSAEQVADRNAMIIERGEQIGFHFDLEKRSHFHNTFDAHRLLFWAATQGRQRELKQALLKAYFTDGMNPNDHATLVTLAEAVGLDGPRAQEVLANAEFGQAVRELERFYQQRGIDSVPAMVLDDKQVIPGSQSVAYYEQALRQAAQVPTYA
- a CDS encoding 4-oxalocrotonate tautomerase family protein, which translates into the protein MPFISVRITRDGVTREQKAQVIKEITETMERVLHKDPKLTHIVIEEVDTDNWGYAGITTTEYRQQLADSQS
- a CDS encoding tRNA (adenine(22)-N(1))-methyltransferase TrmK, coding for MNEHSLSMRLERVAAHVPAGARLADIGSDHGYLPVALMRRGLITAAVAGEVAATPFHAAERTVRENDLQQHICVRRADGLAAIKPDDGITAITICGMGGETIRDILDSGKAHLSGEERLILQPNGGEQPLRQWLMDNGYRILSEELLLENRFHYEIIVAESAEPLIYTDQELYFGPLQMQARSPEFLRKWQHKLHHKQKTLSQLAHAQQSLPEQKLQDLKQQTRWITELLA
- a CDS encoding AraC family transcriptional regulator: MTQVDASTARMVQLMKALAPVEGYNLSALDGVRFLRSNRPLTRTPVLYDPGIVILCQGRKRGYLGEDTYVYDAQHYLVVSVPIPFTMETDATESEPMLAIYMHLDFQLASELMLQVDDVHGPSDAPPRGMYASPMDDSLRATTLRFLQAMSVAGEAQILGPSLLREIYYRILTGEQGGSMRAALNRQGHFGKVTRAIRKIHSCYQQRLDVEQLAREARMSVPNFHLHFRSVTDTSPMQYLKSTRLHQARLLMLRQTMTASAAAFSVGYESASQFSREFKRFFGRTPQAEIEWMKATYALPLPTTPSEYVSSH
- a CDS encoding SDR family NAD(P)-dependent oxidoreductase, with protein sequence MSTSNKVVVITGASQGIGAGLVKGFRERGYQVVATSRSIKPSTDPDILAVAGDIADPQTAVRVIREAVARFGRIDTLVNNAGIFVAKPFTEYSKEDYAQVVATNMSGFFHISQLAIAEMEKNASGHIVSVTTSLVDHAIDGVPSVLASLTKGGINAATKSLAIEYAKRGIRVNAVSPGIIKTPMHGEETHAALGSLHPVGHMGEIDDIVQAILYLDGANFVTGEILHVDGGQSAGH
- a CDS encoding Gfo/Idh/MocA family oxidoreductase, whose amino-acid sequence is MQPIRLGLVGYGKIAQDQHVPAINANPAFHLVSVATQGKPCAGVENFQSLTELLENGPPVDAIAFCTPPQGRFALVQQALAAGKHVLVEKPPCATLGEAMALVDQAAGQGVSALFAWHSRYAPGIEAARDWLASRTLQSVQIDWKEDVRKWHPGQTWIWQPGGLGVFDPGINALSIVTHLLKLPLFVESAELRVPSNCQSPIAASINMSDARRLDVRAEFDFDHGHDELWSVEVRCAEGVLRLDNGGAVLSIDGVRQAVSEEGEYAAVYRHFQQLIGDKASDLDVQPLRLVADSFFVGSRVLVEAFFD